One Sodalinema gerasimenkoae IPPAS B-353 DNA segment encodes these proteins:
- a CDS encoding helix-turn-helix domain-containing protein yields the protein MSNNYSYDLRQKVIKAIEIDGMKKSEVSQIFGISRNTIYLWLKQKEETGDFQPREYRPPGHGHKIKDVSKFQAFVEEHADKTQAEMAKLWDDEISQKTISRWLKKLGFTRKKNRWVLSKK from the coding sequence ATGTCCAATAACTATAGCTATGACTTGCGCCAAAAAGTCATTAAAGCCATTGAAATTGATGGCATGAAAAAGTCAGAAGTGAGTCAGATTTTTGGCATTAGCCGTAATACCATTTACCTTTGGCTGAAGCAAAAAGAGGAGACGGGAGATTTTCAACCCCGAGAGTATCGACCTCCCGGCCATGGTCATAAAATCAAAGATGTGTCCAAGTTCCAAGCCTTTGTTGAGGAACATGCTGATAAAACTCAAGCCGAGATGGCGAAGTTATGGGACGACGAAATCAGCCAGAAAACCATATCACGATGGTTAAAAAAACTAGGATTCACCCGCAAAAAAAATCGCTGGGTGTTAAGCAAAAAATGA
- a CDS encoding NACHT domain-containing protein has translation MNNRDQQGINANDNAKVEINQMVQNFAPPETRDNSETKLLNAVKNEVALRLAQSLHRRVYVELDKTEDPSQVTSPWSMDVKLGDSLSQECPEGTHIVTIFDKKEIGGRLLILGAPGSGKTTLLLQLAEELVQRAEANAKAPVPVLLNLSAWKTQYSDIRSWMVVDLKQKYGVRQDIAKGWIEAGHILPLLDGLDELMSQRQETCVQALNDFLPDWTGTPLVVCSRFEEYQVYESNLGLNGSVIVQPLTDEQIETYLCRAKCDWLWEAICPDRDIMNPKTGLARSPLFLSMLVLASDKLPPELWRQDKSAKERRRILFEAYINARLSCPYRGGENYQVGSKKSDRRQSKRKPVRNPYPKDERTKRWLGWFAARSVEDAQTELFIEKLQPYFLKTRPQEFVYGLVYGLVLGLVLGLVLGLVDGLVVGLFVGLVGEKSSNTVETIKISWRSTPRNFYKGIQTYIVYGLVLGLVYGLVIGLVGLVIGLVIGLVIGLVVGLVYGLIGEEIDTKISDNQGIYKSVTNSIICGIVFIPFGVLILTALHYFHEPMQLSEILAQGAVKGFLLGASAGGLLSAIEHSALRITLWLFGYAPWNYSKFLRYCTDRGFLQRVGGGYRFVHALLRDHFAEHYDPS, from the coding sequence GTGAACAACCGCGACCAGCAAGGAATCAACGCCAACGACAATGCCAAAGTTGAGATCAATCAGATGGTGCAGAACTTTGCACCGCCTGAGACCCGAGACAATAGCGAGACGAAACTACTCAACGCCGTTAAAAACGAGGTAGCGTTACGACTGGCGCAGTCACTACATCGGCGAGTGTACGTGGAACTGGACAAAACCGAAGACCCGAGCCAGGTCACATCGCCTTGGTCGATGGACGTAAAGCTTGGGGATAGCCTCAGTCAGGAATGCCCGGAGGGAACCCATATCGTCACAATTTTCGACAAGAAGGAAATTGGTGGACGGCTTTTGATTCTGGGTGCGCCGGGGTCTGGGAAGACAACGCTGCTGTTGCAATTAGCAGAAGAGTTGGTGCAGCGAGCCGAGGCAAACGCTAAGGCTCCCGTTCCCGTGTTGCTCAACCTCTCCGCTTGGAAAACCCAGTACAGTGACATCCGTAGTTGGATGGTGGTGGATCTCAAGCAGAAGTACGGGGTGCGTCAAGACATCGCCAAGGGCTGGATTGAGGCGGGCCACATTTTGCCGCTACTGGATGGGTTGGATGAACTCATGTCGCAACGTCAGGAGACTTGCGTGCAGGCGTTGAATGACTTTCTGCCGGACTGGACTGGAACACCCCTGGTGGTTTGCTCTCGGTTCGAGGAGTATCAGGTGTATGAGAGCAACTTAGGGCTAAACGGGTCAGTGATTGTGCAACCGCTGACGGATGAGCAAATTGAAACCTATTTGTGTCGGGCCAAATGTGATTGGCTTTGGGAGGCGATTTGCCCGGATCGAGACATTATGAACCCGAAAACAGGCTTGGCAAGGTCGCCGCTGTTCCTGTCGATGCTAGTGTTGGCAAGCGATAAGCTACCTCCTGAGCTTTGGAGGCAAGATAAGAGTGCCAAGGAGCGGCGGCGGATTCTATTTGAGGCTTATATTAACGCTCGCCTGTCCTGTCCTTATCGAGGTGGTGAAAACTATCAGGTGGGGTCTAAAAAAAGCGATCGTCGTCAGTCTAAGCGCAAGCCGGTGCGTAATCCCTATCCAAAGGATGAGCGAACCAAGCGCTGGCTGGGTTGGTTCGCAGCTCGGTCAGTTGAGGACGCTCAAACTGAATTATTTATTGAGAAGTTACAGCCTTATTTTTTGAAAACTCGGCCACAAGAGTTTGTTTACGGGCTAGTTTACGGGCTGGTTTTAGGGCTGGTTTTAGGGCTGGTTTTAGGGCTAGTTGACGGGCTAGTTGTAGGGCTGTTCGTAGGGCTGGTTGGAGAGAAAAGCAGTAATACTGTAGAAACCATCAAAATTTCTTGGCGCTCCACGCCAAGAAATTTTTACAAAGGAATCCAAACATATATAGTTTACGGGCTGGTTTTAGGGCTGGTTTACGGGCTGGTGATAGGGCTTGTAGGGCTGGTGATAGGGCTAGTTATAGGGCTGGTGATAGGGCTAGTTGTAGGGCTGGTTTACGGGCTGATTGGAGAAGAAATTGACACAAAAATTAGCGACAACCAGGGAATTTATAAGTCTGTTACAAACTCCATAATTTGCGGCATTGTCTTTATACCATTTGGCGTACTAATTCTCACCGCGCTGCATTATTTTCATGAACCAATGCAACTGTCTGAAATCCTCGCGCAAGGGGCTGTAAAAGGTTTTCTACTCGGTGCTTCTGCTGGTGGCTTACTGAGTGCAATTGAACATTCCGCCCTCCGCATCACCCTATGGCTGTTCGGCTATGCTCCTTGGAACTACAGCAAATTCCTCCGCTACTGCACCGATCGCGGCTTTCTCCAGCGCGTCGGCGGCGGCTATCGCTTTGTCCACGCTCTCCTGCGCGACCACTTCGCCGAACATTACGACCCCTCCTAG
- the groL gene encoding chaperonin GroEL (60 kDa chaperone family; promotes refolding of misfolded polypeptides especially under stressful conditions; forms two stacked rings of heptamers to form a barrel-shaped 14mer; ends can be capped by GroES; misfolded proteins enter the barrel where they are refolded when GroES binds), translating into MAKRIIYNENARRALERGMDILAESVAVTLGPKGRNVVLEKKFGAPQIVNDGITIAKEIELEDNVENTGVALIRQAASKTNDAAGDGTTTATVLAHAMVKEGLRNVAAGSNAIALKRGIDRATAHLVEKIAAHARPVEDSTAIAQVGTISAGNDEEVGQMIANAMDKVGKEGVISLEEGKSMTTELEITEGMRFDKGYISPYFATDTERMEAVLDEPYILLTDKKISLVQDLVPILEQVARSGKPLLIISEDIEKEALATLVVNRLRGVLNVAAVKAPGFGDRRKAMLDDIAVLTGGQVITEDAGLKLETAKLEMLGSARRITITKDNTTIVAEGNEAQVKARCEQIRRQMEETDSSYDKEKLQERLAKLSGGVAVIKVGAATETEMKDRKLRLEDAINATKAAVEEGIVPGGGTTLAHLAPGLEDWATSNLKDEELTGALIVARALTAPLKRIAENAGQNGAVIAERVKEKDFNVGYNAANGEFCDMFEAGIVDPAKVTRSATQNAASIAGMVLTTECIIVDKPEPKEGAPAGAGMGGDFDY; encoded by the coding sequence ATGGCAAAACGCATCATCTATAACGAAAACGCCCGCCGCGCTTTAGAACGAGGCATGGATATTCTGGCTGAATCCGTTGCCGTTACCCTCGGCCCTAAAGGCCGCAACGTGGTTCTTGAGAAAAAATTTGGCGCACCTCAAATTGTCAATGATGGGATCACCATCGCTAAAGAAATCGAACTCGAAGACAACGTTGAGAACACCGGCGTTGCCCTAATTCGCCAAGCTGCATCTAAAACCAACGATGCCGCCGGAGACGGAACCACCACTGCAACGGTTCTGGCTCACGCCATGGTGAAAGAAGGCCTACGCAACGTCGCTGCTGGTTCCAATGCGATCGCCCTCAAACGGGGTATTGACCGCGCCACCGCGCATCTCGTTGAGAAAATTGCCGCTCATGCGCGTCCTGTGGAAGATTCCACGGCGATCGCCCAAGTGGGAACCATCTCCGCCGGAAACGATGAAGAAGTTGGCCAAATGATTGCCAACGCCATGGATAAGGTGGGTAAAGAAGGTGTCATTTCCCTCGAAGAAGGGAAATCCATGACTACCGAACTAGAAATCACCGAAGGGATGCGCTTTGACAAAGGCTACATCTCCCCCTACTTCGCCACCGATACCGAGCGCATGGAAGCGGTGTTAGATGAGCCTTACATCTTGCTGACTGACAAAAAAATCAGCTTGGTTCAAGACTTAGTTCCTATCCTCGAACAAGTGGCTCGTTCAGGCAAACCTCTCCTGATTATCTCCGAAGATATCGAGAAAGAAGCCCTGGCGACCCTCGTGGTGAACCGTCTGCGCGGTGTGCTGAATGTGGCCGCTGTGAAGGCTCCTGGATTCGGCGATCGTCGTAAAGCGATGCTCGACGATATCGCGGTTCTCACCGGCGGTCAAGTCATCACTGAAGATGCTGGACTGAAACTCGAAACCGCCAAACTGGAGATGCTCGGCTCTGCTCGTCGCATCACCATCACCAAAGACAACACCACCATTGTCGCCGAAGGCAACGAAGCTCAAGTTAAAGCTCGTTGCGAACAAATCCGTCGTCAAATGGAAGAAACCGATTCTTCCTACGACAAAGAGAAACTGCAAGAGCGTTTGGCTAAACTCTCCGGCGGTGTTGCGGTCATCAAAGTCGGTGCAGCCACTGAAACGGAAATGAAAGACCGTAAGCTGCGCCTGGAAGATGCCATCAACGCCACGAAAGCGGCTGTTGAAGAAGGAATCGTCCCCGGTGGTGGTACGACCCTGGCTCACCTCGCTCCCGGCTTGGAAGACTGGGCAACCAGCAACCTCAAGGACGAAGAACTCACCGGTGCGCTGATTGTGGCTCGTGCCTTGACCGCTCCCCTGAAACGCATTGCTGAGAACGCCGGCCAAAATGGTGCAGTGATTGCTGAACGGGTGAAGGAAAAAGACTTTAACGTCGGCTACAACGCAGCTAACGGCGAGTTCTGCGATATGTTCGAGGCGGGGATTGTTGACCCCGCGAAAGTGACCCGTTCTGCGACCCAGAATGCGGCCTCTATCGCCGGTATGGTCTTGACCACTGAGTGCATTATCGTCGATAAACCTGAACCCAAAGAAGGCGCTCCCGCTGGTGCTGGTATGGGTGGCGATTTCGACTACTAA
- the groES gene encoding co-chaperone GroES, producing MAAVSLSVSTVKPLADRVFVKVSASEEKTAGGILLPDSAKEKPQVGEIVQVGPGKRNEDGTRQEVDVKVGDKVLYSKYAGTDIKLGSDEFVLLSEKDILAIVQ from the coding sequence ATGGCAGCCGTATCTCTGAGTGTTTCCACCGTCAAACCCCTCGCAGACCGTGTTTTTGTTAAGGTGAGTGCCTCGGAGGAGAAAACCGCTGGTGGTATCCTCCTACCTGACAGTGCGAAGGAAAAACCCCAAGTTGGTGAAATCGTCCAAGTCGGTCCCGGCAAACGCAACGAAGACGGGACTCGGCAAGAAGTTGATGTAAAAGTCGGCGATAAGGTTCTCTACTCCAAGTACGCCGGAACTGACATCAAACTCGGTAGTGATGAGTTTGTCCTCCTATCGGAAAAAGACATCCTGGCGATCGTCCAGTAA
- a CDS encoding NAD-dependent malic enzyme — translation MVELTPNPSYSLTLRFRLPNRAGMLAGVVGSIASVGGNLGQIDLVEQSRYTSIRDVTVDASSTEHAERIVQSVKALAEIELLEVYDRTFNLHRGGKIRIESRLPLKHQSDLAMAYTPGVGRICNAIAEDPTQVYNLTVKGNMVAIVTDGSAVLGLGNLGPEAALPVMEGKAMLFKEFAGIDAFPICLNTQDVDEIVETVKRIAPVFGGVNLEDIAAPRCFEIERRLRAEMDIPIFHDDQHGTAIVTLAALINALRLVNKSLEEIRIVMNGAGAAGLAIARLLQKSGAQEIIICDSKGIISRDRDLQVDKQAFAVDQGGTLADAMKGADVFIGVSVPGVLTVEMVDTMAQDAIVMAMANPIPEIQPELIESQVAVIATGRSDYANQINNVLAFPGIFRGALDCRASDLTVNMYIEAASAIASLVSPTQLNREYIVPSVFDERVATAVSAAVQRAAREEGVARN, via the coding sequence ATGGTAGAGTTGACCCCCAATCCCAGTTACAGCCTCACCCTACGCTTCCGACTCCCGAACCGGGCCGGAATGTTAGCGGGTGTGGTGGGTTCCATCGCCTCAGTGGGTGGGAATCTAGGACAAATTGATTTAGTTGAACAGAGTCGTTACACCTCGATTCGTGATGTGACGGTGGATGCGTCGAGTACGGAACACGCCGAACGCATTGTGCAATCGGTGAAAGCCTTAGCGGAGATTGAGTTACTGGAGGTGTACGATCGCACCTTCAACTTACATCGCGGTGGCAAAATCCGCATCGAAAGCCGTCTCCCCCTCAAACATCAGTCGGACTTGGCGATGGCCTACACCCCAGGGGTAGGACGAATTTGTAATGCCATTGCCGAAGACCCCACTCAGGTCTATAACTTGACGGTGAAGGGCAATATGGTTGCCATTGTCACCGATGGCAGTGCGGTGTTAGGACTGGGCAATCTCGGCCCTGAAGCCGCCTTACCGGTGATGGAAGGGAAGGCCATGTTGTTTAAAGAATTTGCGGGCATTGATGCCTTTCCCATTTGCCTCAATACTCAGGATGTGGATGAGATTGTTGAAACCGTCAAACGGATTGCCCCGGTGTTTGGGGGAGTCAATTTAGAGGATATCGCCGCACCCCGCTGTTTTGAGATTGAACGGCGGTTACGGGCAGAAATGGATATTCCCATTTTCCATGATGATCAACATGGAACCGCCATTGTTACCTTAGCCGCCCTAATCAATGCCCTACGGCTGGTGAATAAGTCCCTAGAGGAAATCCGCATTGTCATGAATGGGGCCGGGGCCGCTGGCTTAGCCATTGCCCGCTTGTTGCAAAAGTCGGGGGCCCAGGAGATTATTATCTGTGATTCTAAGGGGATTATCTCCCGCGATCGCGACCTACAAGTGGACAAACAAGCCTTCGCCGTGGATCAGGGGGGAACTCTCGCGGATGCCATGAAAGGGGCAGATGTGTTTATCGGCGTGAGTGTCCCAGGAGTCTTGACGGTGGAGATGGTGGACACAATGGCCCAAGATGCCATTGTCATGGCCATGGCCAACCCAATCCCGGAAATTCAGCCGGAGTTGATTGAATCTCAGGTGGCGGTGATTGCCACAGGTCGCAGCGACTATGCTAACCAAATTAATAATGTTTTAGCCTTCCCCGGCATCTTCCGAGGGGCCCTGGACTGTCGCGCCTCGGATTTAACCGTGAATATGTACATCGAGGCCGCCAGTGCGATCGCCTCTCTGGTGTCCCCCACTCAACTGAATCGGGAATACATCGTCCCCTCGGTGTTTGATGAGCGAGTGGCCACAGCCGTCTCGGCCGCCGTGCAACGGGCCGCACGGGAAGAAGGGGTGGCGCGGAACTAA
- the rpoD gene encoding RNA polymerase sigma factor RpoD: protein MLKLAWIADPIRERLTEEKGEKPDTIEEVWPLVLEALEHPDTVKSWSKQSRKFSNSFRSRLYRDRRAKDKMVQSNLRLVVSIAKKYMNRGLSFQDLIQEGSLGLIRAAEKFDHEKGYKFSTYATWWIRQAITRAIADQSRTIRLPVHLYETISRIKKTTKLLSQEMGRKPTEEEIATRMEMTIEKLRFIAKSAQLPISLETPIGKEEDSRLGDFIESDGETPEDQVSKSLLREDLESVLDTLSPRERDVLRLRYGLDDGRMKTLEEIGQIFNVTRERIRQIEAKALRKLRHPNRNSILKEYIR, encoded by the coding sequence ATGTTAAAACTCGCCTGGATTGCTGATCCGATTCGCGAACGTCTGACAGAGGAGAAAGGAGAAAAACCCGACACCATTGAAGAGGTTTGGCCCCTCGTCCTAGAAGCGTTGGAACATCCAGACACTGTTAAATCTTGGTCAAAACAGAGTCGCAAGTTTAGCAACAGCTTCCGCAGCCGCCTCTACCGCGATCGCCGGGCCAAGGACAAAATGGTGCAGTCGAACCTGCGTCTGGTGGTCTCCATCGCCAAAAAATACATGAATCGGGGACTCTCGTTCCAAGACTTGATTCAAGAGGGCAGCCTGGGTCTGATTCGCGCCGCTGAGAAATTCGATCACGAGAAAGGCTATAAGTTCTCCACCTACGCCACCTGGTGGATTCGTCAGGCTATCACCCGGGCCATCGCCGACCAATCCCGGACGATTCGCCTTCCGGTTCACCTCTACGAGACCATCTCCCGCATCAAGAAAACCACTAAACTCCTCTCCCAAGAAATGGGGCGCAAACCCACAGAGGAAGAAATCGCCACTCGCATGGAAATGACCATCGAGAAGCTGCGCTTTATTGCCAAGTCAGCCCAACTCCCCATTTCCCTGGAAACCCCCATCGGTAAAGAGGAAGATTCTCGTCTGGGCGACTTCATTGAGTCCGATGGCGAAACCCCCGAGGATCAGGTCTCCAAAAGCTTACTGCGGGAAGACCTCGAAAGCGTCCTCGACACCCTCAGCCCCCGGGAACGGGATGTGTTGCGCCTGCGCTATGGCTTAGACGACGGACGCATGAAGACCCTCGAAGAAATCGGGCAAATCTTCAATGTGACCCGTGAGCGCATTCGCCAGATTGAGGCCAAGGCTTTACGGAAACTGCGTCATCCCAATCGCAACAGTATTCTCAAAGAATACATCCGCTAA
- a CDS encoding sigma-70 factor domain-containing protein, whose amino-acid sequence MTQANNVLTIQSSTLPGVGRSGNEIDLLMQDEARPDEAVVENDSDSNYIPSSTEAASKPGKSRSKRKAAPKKKHYTEDSIRLYLQEIGRIRLLRADEEIELARLIEDLLYIESLQEEFEEEYERLPNGEEWAKLAWIADPIRERLTEEKGEKPDTKTRLDC is encoded by the coding sequence ATGACCCAGGCGAACAATGTACTTACCATTCAATCCAGCACCCTACCAGGGGTTGGTCGATCGGGTAATGAAATCGATCTACTTATGCAAGACGAGGCGCGACCCGACGAAGCAGTCGTCGAGAACGACTCGGACAGCAACTATATCCCCAGTTCCACTGAGGCAGCCAGCAAACCCGGAAAATCTCGGTCAAAACGCAAAGCTGCCCCCAAGAAAAAACATTACACCGAAGACTCGATTCGCTTGTACTTACAAGAGATCGGGCGTATTCGCTTGTTGCGTGCCGATGAAGAAATCGAACTCGCTCGTCTGATTGAGGATTTACTCTACATCGAGTCTCTGCAAGAGGAGTTTGAAGAGGAGTATGAACGCCTCCCGAACGGTGAGGAATGGGCAAAACTCGCCTGGATTGCTGATCCGATTCGCGAACGTCTGACAGAGGAGAAAGGAGAAAAACCCGACACTAAAACTCGCCTGGATTGCTGA
- a CDS encoding polysaccharide deacetylase family protein, producing MFAPLYPHLYRVLAPLFPDCLWSASASQPLVCLSFDDGPHPQYTPQLLDVLEQVGVTASFFWLGAAVRRYPEIARQVFQRGHWLGLHGETHRAFPRLSPSALQMSLAATQAAIASACDRPLDWVKTHVRDVRPPNGLFTPKTLHLLKSWQYRPVMWSVVPEDWRRPGVSRVCDRIMNQVEPGSLIVLHDGAYGGQDVAQTTLTIVEQLRTKSYQFVNIQELWHLKSGLQSG from the coding sequence ATGTTTGCGCCGCTGTACCCCCATTTGTACCGAGTCTTAGCCCCCCTCTTTCCCGATTGTCTTTGGTCCGCATCTGCCAGCCAACCCCTGGTCTGCCTGAGCTTTGACGACGGTCCCCATCCCCAATACACCCCGCAACTGTTGGATGTTTTGGAGCAAGTGGGGGTGACCGCCAGTTTTTTCTGGCTAGGGGCGGCCGTCCGTCGTTATCCTGAGATTGCCCGCCAGGTTTTCCAACGGGGCCATTGGTTGGGGTTGCATGGGGAGACTCACCGCGCCTTCCCCCGTCTGAGTCCTTCGGCGTTGCAGATGAGTTTAGCCGCCACCCAAGCCGCGATCGCCTCCGCCTGCGATCGCCCCCTAGATTGGGTAAAAACCCACGTGCGAGATGTGCGGCCGCCTAATGGCTTGTTTACCCCGAAAACCCTGCATTTACTCAAATCCTGGCAGTATCGACCCGTAATGTGGAGTGTAGTTCCCGAAGACTGGCGGCGTCCAGGAGTCTCGCGAGTCTGCGATCGCATCATGAACCAAGTCGAACCCGGTTCCCTGATTGTGCTTCATGATGGGGCTTATGGCGGCCAAGATGTGGCGCAAACAACCTTAACAATTGTTGAGCAGCTACGGACGAAAAGCTATCAATTTGTTAACATTCAAGAATTATGGCATCTTAAGTCAGGACTTCAGAGTGGCTAG
- a CDS encoding tetratricopeptide repeat protein: MLYFQTTPSPQADSDPNAPSLQGLIREDDAETLVLLDWVFQPTDSDATSGRHESVLVRLPKAQQAQQAPPQPPTTSRESSRGDVPTLDVVSRPSQDSEPEFNQPSLSLGLAVGLGVNLLALVGGAYLLQGTVPPSSLAQVKQTQPLESPDSVEASHRLDTQARSWIKLAQHRAQQRDFQGAIIALEQIPVGSSYYPKLQPKLREYQQKREIRATWLLQQAYDQAAQGEFSQALGYLQLIPPGTEARDRAREKLAQYQEQKTIRATWLLQQAYDQAAQGQFSEAIAYLQQIPQGTPAYSTARLKLDEYRLKAQGSPYPGPYRS; encoded by the coding sequence ATGCTCTATTTTCAGACAACCCCGTCACCCCAGGCTGACTCTGACCCCAACGCCCCCTCCCTACAAGGGCTAATTCGAGAGGATGACGCGGAAACCTTAGTCCTACTCGATTGGGTCTTTCAGCCGACGGACTCCGACGCCACATCTGGCCGCCATGAGTCGGTTCTCGTCAGGCTTCCTAAAGCACAACAAGCGCAACAAGCCCCCCCTCAGCCCCCCACGACCTCCAGGGAATCTTCCAGGGGCGATGTGCCTACCCTGGATGTAGTTTCCCGTCCCAGCCAGGACTCTGAGCCGGAGTTCAACCAACCCTCTCTTTCTCTGGGGTTAGCCGTTGGCCTGGGGGTGAATCTCTTGGCGCTCGTGGGGGGAGCCTATTTGTTGCAAGGAACCGTTCCCCCCTCGTCCCTGGCCCAAGTCAAACAGACTCAACCCCTGGAAAGCCCTGATTCCGTCGAAGCCTCACATCGCCTCGACACCCAAGCCCGATCCTGGATTAAGTTGGCACAGCATCGGGCCCAACAGCGAGACTTCCAAGGCGCTATCATAGCGTTAGAGCAGATTCCTGTGGGGAGTTCCTATTACCCCAAGCTGCAACCCAAGTTACGGGAGTATCAACAAAAACGAGAAATCCGTGCCACCTGGCTGTTGCAACAGGCTTATGACCAGGCCGCTCAGGGCGAGTTTAGCCAAGCCTTGGGCTATTTACAGCTCATTCCCCCGGGGACCGAGGCCCGCGATCGCGCCCGGGAAAAACTCGCTCAATACCAAGAGCAAAAAACTATCCGCGCCACCTGGCTGTTGCAACAGGCCTATGACCAAGCGGCCCAGGGCCAATTCTCAGAGGCGATCGCCTATTTGCAACAAATTCCCCAAGGAACCCCAGCCTACTCAACCGCACGGCTGAAATTAGACGAATATCGCCTCAAAGCTCAAGGATCTCCCTACCCGGGTCCCTATCGTAGTTAG
- a CDS encoding HAD-IIB family hydrolase: MLATDLDGTFLGGSVEQRSRFYQYLQQHRQRLVLIFVTGRDLELVRQLYSEPDIPQPDYIIADVGTTVACGRSFTPVKAVQDWIAQTWDNSTETVRSLLEGEPGLELQPITPQYRVSYYYTPNKLQSDTLTRITNAGFDYILSADRFLDVMPKGIAKGATLLKTLESLNLSPEQTVVAGDTLNDRSLLETGLNGIVVGNAEPKLKDVARSLPNAYISPEPGAWGIWDGLKHHGRAF; the protein is encoded by the coding sequence GTGCTAGCAACTGATCTCGATGGAACGTTTCTAGGAGGCAGCGTAGAACAGCGATCGCGCTTCTACCAATATTTACAACAGCACCGCCAACGTCTGGTTCTCATTTTTGTCACCGGTCGAGATTTGGAGTTAGTTCGTCAGCTCTACAGCGAGCCGGACATTCCCCAGCCGGACTACATTATCGCCGATGTGGGAACAACGGTCGCCTGTGGCCGGAGCTTCACTCCCGTCAAAGCGGTTCAGGATTGGATTGCCCAGACTTGGGACAATAGCACCGAGACGGTGCGATCGCTCCTAGAGGGAGAACCCGGATTGGAGTTACAACCCATCACCCCGCAATATCGCGTATCCTACTACTACACCCCCAACAAACTTCAGTCAGACACTTTGACTCGAATTACCAACGCTGGGTTCGACTATATCCTCTCTGCCGATCGCTTCTTGGATGTGATGCCCAAGGGTATCGCCAAGGGGGCAACTCTACTTAAAACCCTAGAGAGCCTCAACTTGTCGCCAGAGCAAACGGTAGTCGCGGGAGATACCCTCAACGATCGCTCCTTGTTAGAAACAGGACTCAATGGGATTGTTGTGGGTAATGCCGAACCTAAGCTTAAAGACGTTGCGCGATCGCTCCCCAATGCCTACATTAGCCCTGAACCGGGAGCCTGGGGCATTTGGGACGGATTGAAGCATCACGGCAGAGCCTTCTAA